The following are from one region of the Lineus longissimus chromosome 19, tnLinLong1.2, whole genome shotgun sequence genome:
- the LOC135503470 gene encoding calmodulin-regulated spectrin-associated protein 1-B-like isoform X8, protein MGANESKEVQDQISDEGIRAKFQASILWLLTKAQKNVTADQKNLFYEDMEGAWYIKPQLMNRLTSGELYCAACANIFQESPSKWQGHSAVIQTLSRKGIYVVEDDGETTVTETVLMQTAPFRISAHLAMINSIMKAYTSHVVSIEKVVQAVRKFTTVSASSELPYDVEDAMLFWINKSCSTVKRRLEKEHKAKTDAAKKSTSEASGLPSIPLMDDLLKDIGDGSAMATLISFYCPNCLKLDDICLKPYLAIADSLYNIQLVKKFCDSNLPRPVFHFSYNDMMYTSEILKTNLVAFFAEMFYMFEVNKVDCVTGPVMKTATAESPAVVDEAARPTTAKKTAIPPISDVTKRSFQRPAELGKGTSDPELSKLNANLPTRQQLLPKRQQASSDGDEPSQKLSAGAQQSRAWEERRSPEKPTAADIKHRTYSKAQLRKIAAESGIADSTCSTETRSSEGSLLTNVSLDSDLMESATFSFSDTDTPRDTARSTAPANVTDPSHPDYMELQSVTSLVGTARSDTSQRPTGFTEPLMPALLKPAKEKNNSHPKDVESGEAVKRSPGSPTKPVGKVNGSPKHVAPQVDSDSSSDEEFMTPQASQPNTPFGGSPERNTNSLPAKVSPKKSSPQKVVPPSKPVTVAPPVAPPQETETQQNAAFFIDTENGVERPIKSKEPPVEACPFNSRRGAPVSQSFVRTDRPLTANLARKVGIPVIGDSESQAGRLFESVPRRDSEGHSSSDFSDHESSKIHRDHKLKESNDMEGSFYLPPRTDSSADTTRPDSLFGKDKETEQKALSEVQVNDTKPSPTTSFAELKKQRSGVTETPPEVAVYHSETVEAPSMISLKSQFQRSKEEQTSKPVKKTTFAALPNQTTWQESAQKSAQKMKDMNKENEAEAVQPLASEISSIRLKLEAKRRNIELEKKKIEVQWTKQRQRLGKAAFLHVVAKGKGDKIDSIEEEKEEGKSREVSVERKASHRERLPSDDKKFEEIPRREEVQRREEPRHDALSKRRDSEPVRQRTPPPQSRPRSATPPRSETPPRSRTPVQVRTEPAGEEKVRRDSNRSTPPPPPPPSTQAGDMKAEKDGKKYSTEEIKSTIDNVRQKWFVDQSPVHAQKDSGDAKPFQPPNEENANDYGNSLEKLNMSLNDLQGEIMKLTLQQEQITKTITTATPKTSADPQPTTTPVVTMSTSAPTTQTPAPHVPPLSQSHDPYYSQHGKPPIPGDPYGNYPHQNPYMMQPQGPYGSQEFQRYGMPPYPLNASQQGYMQGYPHGVPPHGASPLQQFQQQQMYQHLYGQHPGARQPFPGQTPYSTQSTPPQSYLHNVSAASTQYGVSNYQPYSSTLTTNSNINLPLTQPGQPLSHTGASPSHHHTTTSTAYQRSSPQSPVSASQSKSSPSHYETEPVSDYSRATDGYSSMTSSHMSVSGTGSFHSTGSDPASTAYLPSPTTSLPKPSPVQSPVNTTKQPPSSDYNTNYQEYKANMDRNYKVQSPVSDRSPVHEPEPEPSPEVELPADMNVEEDGSGFYISFGDSVTPKKPKPKFLQKRRKEEEVQEEVAVTKPAPPPVRQPVPQPVVCETSPPQEKHSARHQEIQNASYTVPVDIPQQSPKPDIELQESVRPSPPGVGFVIGQDEKTLKEAEELAIQKRKEKVMQLQMKRRQEAEKKAAKLEQANAKKREEQRLKEEQAEAKKAEEKAKREQIFQAYLARKAAEEEEERGGPPAREPPKPKARKPGSSPAVIHSLYTKDDASSSSGSVTHRRGDSPGGSGSRLYRSQSAFVLSKAKHRGSMSRLENRKGFSRMNHSDHSDTGSNPDYVGPKLYVKPKSMSNRNVIQNAIAYCCLAGTVNHGLKNKTLEEMDVCEANHFLILFRDAGCKYRALYQYNPDTEEVLKVSGTGPKQVTPKMLDRFYKYNSGQKSFSQINTTKHLSVSIDAITIQSSLWQSKKPSGPVSVAAKRPPPR, encoded by the exons GCAAAGTTCCAAGCCTCTATCTTGTGGTTGTTGACCAAGGCACAGAAGAATGTCACGGCCGACCAGAAGAACCTCTTCTATGAGGATATGGAG GGTGCATGGTACATCAAACCCCAGCTGATGAACCGGTTGACGTCGGGGGAACTTTACTGTGCTGCGTGTGCTAACATCTTCCAGGAATCACCGTCAAAATGGCAAG GGCATTCAGCTGTGATCCAGACTCTGTCACGGAAGGGTATTTACGTGGTAGAGGATGACGGGGAGACGACAGTCACAGAAACAGTCCTCATGCAGACAGCTCCGTTTAGAATT AGTGCCCATCTTGCGATGATCAATTCCATAATGAAAGCTTACACATCACACGTTGTCTCTATAGAAAAGGTCGTACAGGCAGTGAG AAAATTCACGACAGTCTCTGCGTCGAGTGAGTTGCCCTACGATGTGGAAGACGCCATGCTGTTCTGGATCAACAAGTCATGTTCGACGGTCAAGCGGAGATTGGAGAAGGAACACAAGGCAAAAACGGACGCT GCGAAAAAGTCAACGTCCGAAGCATCCGGGTTACCCAGCATTCCATTGATGGATGACCTTCTCAAGGACATTGGGGACGGCAGCGCCATGGCAACCCTCATCAGTTTCTATTGCCCGAATTGCCTTAAACTAGATG ATATATGCCTAAAACCGTACCTAGCGATTGCAGATTCCCTCTATAACATTCAACTCGTCAAGAAGTTCTGCGACTCGAATCTTCCTCGTCCCGTCTTTCATTTCTCGTATAACGACATGATGTACACGTCAGAAATACTCAAGACGAACCTTGTGGCGTTCTTCGCCGAGATGTTCTACATGTTTGAGGTGAATAAGGTCGACTGCGTGACAGGACCGGTGATGAAGACGGCGACAGCTGAATCTCCTGCAGTTGTTGACGAAG CTGCACGGCCAACCACAGCCAAGAAAACTGCAATTCCCCCCATCAGTGATGTGACCAAGAGGAGTTTCCAACGGCCAGCAGAACTTGGCAAGGGCACCTCTGACCCTGAACTCAGCAAACTCAA TGCAAATCTTCCAACCCGCCAACAACTTTTGCCCAAGAGACAGCAAGCTTCCAGCGATGGTGATG AACCGTCTCAGAAATTGAGTGCAGGAGCACAACAGTCCCGTGCCTGGGAGGAACGGCGCTCGCCGGAAAAGCCCACTGCTGCCGACATAAAACATCGAACTTACTCCAAGGCACAGTTACGGAAAATAGCCGCAGAAAGTGGAATTGCCGATAGCACGTGTAGCACAGAGACTCGAAGTAGCGAGGGAAGTTTGTTGACGAATGTTAGCTTGGATTCAGATCTAATGGAGAGTGCGACGTTTAGTTTCTCTGATACGGATACGCCGCGGGATACGGCTCGGAGTACGGCTCCAGCGAACGTCACAGATCCTTCACATCCGGATTATATGGAGTTACAAAGTGTGACCTCGCTGGTTGGGACAGCGCGTTCTGACACGTCGCAAAGACCGACAGGATTTACGGAACCTCTCATGCCCGCGTTATTAAAACCCGCAAAGGAGAAAAACAATAGTCATCCTAAGGACGTTGAAAGTGGCGAGGCGGTGAAACGGAGCCCGGGGTCACCGACTAAACCGGTGGGTAAAGTTAACGGGAGCCCAAAGCATGTTGCGCCACAAGTTGACAGTGATTCGAGTTCTGATGAGGAGTTCATGACGCCGCAGGCTTCGCAGCCTAATACGCCATTTGGTGGTTCACCGGAAAGAAACACTAATTCTTTACCGGCGAAAGTGTCGCCGAAGAAAAGTTCTCCGCAGAAAGTAGTGCCGCCTTCAAAACCTGTTACTGTAGCACCACCTGTTGCCCCGCCACAGGAAACAGAAACGCAGCAAAATGCGGCATTCTTTATAGACACTGAAAACGGCGTCGAAAGACCTATCAAATCTAAAGAACCTCCAGTGGAGGCCTGTCCATTTAATTCACGCCGTGGTGCTCCGGTTTCTCAAAGTTTTGTCAGGACTGACCGGCCATTGACTGCAAATTTAGCGCGCAAAGTTGGTATACCAGTGATAGGGGACAGTGAATCGCAAGCTGGGCGTTTGTTTGAGAGTGTGCCGCGTCGCGATTCTGAGGGTCACAGCTCTAGCGACTTTTCTGATCATGAGTCAAGTAAGATTCATCGGGATCATAAACTGAAGGAGAGTAACGACATGGAGGGGTCGTTTTATCTTCCTCCACGGACTGACTCCTCCGCTGACACTACGCGCCCAGATTCGTTATTCGGGAAAGATAAGGAGACTGAACAGAAGGCATTATCGGAGGTACAGGTCAATGATACGAAACCCAGCCCTACGACAAGCTTTGCAGAGTTGAAGAAACAGCGTAGTGGGGTGACAGAAACGCCTCCAGAAGTCGCTGTGTATCATTCTGAAACTGTAGAGGCACCGTCGATGATATCGCTAAAATCACAATTTCAGAGATCGAAGGAGGAGCAGACGTCGAAACCGGTTAAAAAGACGACGTTTGCTGCGCTGCCCAATCAAACAACGTGGCAGGAGAGCGCACAGAAAAGTGCTCAGAAGATGAAggatatgaataaagaaaatgAGGCAGAAGCAGTGCAACCTTTGGCATCGGAAATTTCGAGTATTCGTCTGAAATTGGAAGCGAAACGACGGAACATAGAGTTGGAAAAGAAAAAGATTGAAGTGCAGTGGACGAAGCAGAGGCAACGTTTAGGGAAGGCAGCGTTCCTGCATGTGGTGGCGAAGGGGAAGGGCGATAAGATTGACAGTATAGAGGAAGAGAAGGAAGAGGGGAAATCACGCGAGGTTTCGGTGGAGCGGAAAGCGAGTCATCGTGAGCGTCTGCCGTCGGATGATAAGAAATTTGAAGAGATACCAAGGCGAGAGGAGGTACAGAGACGGGAAGAGCCAAGGCATGATGCGTTGTCAAAACGGCGTGATTCTGAACCGGTTCGGCAGCGGACGCCACCACCGCAGTCCCGGCCACGGTCTGCTACGCCTCCAAGATCCGAGACCCCGCCGCGGTCACGTACGCCTGTCCAGGTGCGGACAGAACCTGCTGGGGAAGAGAAAGTTCGCCGTGATAGTAACAGGTCCACgccaccaccaccgccaccaccaTCAACACAGGCTGGTGACATGAAGGCGGAGAAAGATGGGAAGAAGTATTCAACAGAGGAGATAAAGTCGACGATAGACAACGTCCGGCAGAAATGGTTCGTGGACCAATCGCCAGTACATGCACAAAAAGATTCAGGTGACGCTAAACCATTCCAACCACCGAATGAGGAGAATGCCAACGACTATGGGAACTCTTTAGAGAAATTGAATATGAGTCTTAATGATCTACAAGGTGAGATCATGAAGTTGACGTTACAGCAGGAGCAGATTACGAAAACGATAACTACAGCTACACCGAAGACTTCTGCTGATCCGCAGCCAACGACGACACCAGTGGTGACCATGTCAACGTCTGCTCCAACCACCCAGACGCCTGCTCCTCATGTTCCTCCACTCAGCCAATCACATGATCCGTATTATTCTCAGCACGGGAAGCCCCCGATACCCGGCGATCCTTACGGGAATTATCCTCACCAGAATCCCTATATGATGCAGCCCCAGGGGCCATACGGCAGCCAGGAGTTTCAACGCTATGGGATGCCGCCGTACCCTTTGAATGCAAGCCAGCAAGGGTACATGCAGGGGTACCCGCATGGGGTGCCACCACATGGTGCATCCCCACTGCAACAGTTTCAACAGCAGCAGATGTATCAACACTTATACGGGCAACACCCGGGGGCCAGACAACCGTTCCCTGGTCAGACGCCGTATTCAACCCAGTCAACACCTCCACAATCATATCTCCACAATGTCTCGGCCGCGTCGACGCAATACGGCGTCTCTAACTATCAACCGTACAGTTCAACACTTacaacaaattcaaatattaaTCTACCGCTAACGCAACCTGGTCAGCCTCTCAGTCATACTGGTGCCTCTCCGTCACATCATCACACAACGACATCAACGGCATATCAGCGATCTTCACCTCAATCTCCTGTGTCCGCGTCACAATCGAAATCTTCCCCGTCGCATTATGAAACAGAGCCAGTGTCGGATTATTCACGTGCGACGGACGGTTATAGTTCTATGACGAGTAGTCACATGTCAGTGTCCGGTACCGGTAGTTTCCATAGCACCGGGTCTGATCCGGCTTCAACTGCATACCTCCCGTCACCTACCACAAGTCTTCCAAAACCATCCCCTGTACAAAGTCCAGTGAACACTACGAAACAACCGCCATCTAGTGACTACAATACAAATTACCAGGAGTATAAAGCGAATATGGACCGTAATTATAAAGTTCAGAGTCCGGTTTCGGATCGTAGTCCGGTTCATGAACCAGAACCGGAACCGTCACCGGAGGTGGAACTTCCTGCTGATATGAATGTTGAGGAGGATGGTAGTGGATTTTATATTTCGTTTGGTGATTCTGTCACTCCTAAAAAACCGAAACCGAAATTCCTGCAGAAACGCCGCAAAGAGGAAGAGGTTCAAGAAGAGGTGGCGGTAACGAAACCGGCTCCGCCGCCAGTACGGCAACCAGTACCACAACCGGTGGTATGTGAGACATCACCGCCACAGGAGAAACACTCGGCGCGACATCAGGAGATTCAAAATGCTTCCTATACGGTTCCGGTGGATATACCGCAGCAGTCACCAAAGCCGGATATAGAACTTCAAGAGAGCGTGCGACCAAGTCCACCTGGTGTTGGCTTTGTGATAGGACAGGATGAAAAGACCCTGAAAGAG GCGGAAGAACTGGCGATCCAGAAACGTAAGGAAAAAGTGATGCAACTACAGATGAAGCGACGTCAGGAAGCGGAAAAGAAGGCGGCCAAGTTGGAACAAGCCAATGCAAAGAAACGCGAGGAGCAACG ATTGAAAGAAGAGCAGGCAGAGGCGAAAAAGGCAGAAGAAAAAGCAAAACGGGAGCAAATCTTCCAGGCGTACCTCGCACGCAAAGCTGCCGAGGAGGAAGAAGAGCGTGGTGGACCTCCGGCGCGGGAACCGCCGAAACCCAAGGCCAGAAAACCTG GAAGCAGCCCAGCCGTCATCCATTCTCTCTACACGAAAGACGACGCATCATCGTCGTCAGGCAGCGTCACCCATCGCCGTGGAGACAGTCCAGGTGGGTCGGGATCCAGACTATACCGCAGCCAATCAG CGTTTGTTTTGAGTAAAGCGAAGCATCGTGGTTCGATGAGTAGGCTAG aaaaccGCAAAGGCTTCTCACGGATGAATCACAGTGATCACAGTGACACCGGGTCCAATCCGGACTACGTGGGACCCAAACTCTACGTGAAACCCAAGTCGATGTCCAATCGAAATGTGATCCAGAATGCCATAGCATATTGTTGCCTGGCTGGTACAGTCAACCATGGACTCAAAAATAAAACCTTAGAA GAAATGGACGTCTGTGAAGCGAATCACTTCTTGATTCTGTTCCGGGACGCTGGGTGTAAATACCGGGCGCTCTACCAGTACAATCCCGACACAGAGGAAGTCCTGAAAGTCAGCGGCACAGGCCCAAAACAAGTTACGCCCAAAATGTTAGATAGGTTTTATAA GTACAACTCTGGACAGAAGAGCTTCAGCCAGATTAACACGACGAAACATTTATCCGTCTCCATCGATGCTATAACGATCCAATCAAGTCTCTGGCAGAGCAAGAAGCCATCGGGACCAGTGTCCGTCGCTGCCAAACGCCCGCCGCCCAGATGA